The Butyrivibrio fibrisolvens genome window below encodes:
- a CDS encoding glycosyltransferase family 2 protein, with amino-acid sequence MKEEVVSVIIPIYNASKYLEGTIECIINQSYQNLEIILINDGSTDSSLDICNAYKKKDSRIVVIDKDNSGQSDSRNVGIAACHGTYIYFADSDDEMDPQLIRTCVEGIEGKNTDLYIFNYYKTYIKSNKRRDIEERAFAKGLYDLSDDKKRLKFYTNILLNYGCGFEVWNRLYKAEIIKSNNIRFPIYKPVIAEDLCFNLFYMMYAQNVEVTNNRLYYYLIRDDSSMGADRGLVRINQYNMVSRIFNQYVKDCSNKYFERNYDMIHVLLLYHELMNMELLDMKKELDKVDDRSFLLGQLGKSRFKMLDYIKNMGLLRGVKYNLLSGYYYKGSRVRYIILKKLMK; translated from the coding sequence ATGAAAGAAGAAGTGGTAAGTGTAATAATACCAATTTACAATGCTTCTAAATATTTAGAAGGTACAATTGAATGTATCATAAATCAGTCGTATCAAAATCTCGAGATAATCCTGATAAATGACGGTTCAACTGATTCTAGCCTTGATATATGCAATGCATATAAAAAGAAGGATTCCAGAATAGTTGTTATAGACAAAGACAACTCCGGTCAGTCTGATTCAAGAAATGTCGGAATAGCTGCATGCCATGGAACATATATCTATTTTGCAGATAGTGATGATGAGATGGATCCTCAGCTTATAAGGACATGTGTAGAAGGGATTGAAGGAAAAAACACAGACCTTTATATATTCAATTATTATAAGACTTATATAAAAAGCAATAAAAGAAGAGATATAGAAGAAAGGGCTTTTGCCAAGGGACTATATGATCTTAGTGATGATAAGAAAAGACTTAAGTTTTATACCAATATACTATTAAATTATGGCTGCGGTTTTGAAGTATGGAACCGTCTATATAAGGCAGAAATAATTAAGTCAAATAATATCAGGTTTCCAATATATAAGCCGGTAATTGCAGAAGACTTGTGCTTTAATCTGTTCTATATGATGTATGCACAAAATGTAGAAGTTACCAATAATAGATTGTACTATTATCTGATCAGAGATGATTCTTCCATGGGAGCTGACAGAGGCCTTGTCAGAATTAATCAGTACAATATGGTAAGCCGTATTTTTAATCAATATGTTAAGGATTGTTCCAATAAATATTTTGAACGCAATTATGATATGATTCATGTTTTGCTTTTATATCATGAACTTATGAATATGGAACTACTTGATATGAAAAAAGAATTAGATAAGGTTGATGATAGATCTTTTCTGTTAGGGCAACTTGGAAAGTCAAGGTTTAAAATGCTCGATTACATAAAAAATATGGGTCTGCTAAGAGGTGTCAAATACAATCTATTGAGTGGTTACTATTATAAAGGTAGTAGAGTAAGATATATTATTTTGAAGAAATTGATGAAATAA
- a CDS encoding glycosyltransferase family 2 protein: MMTIKNEPLISVIVPIYHVEQYLRRCIDSIIGQTYKNLEIILVDDGSDDGCPDICDEYARKDNRIVVIHKENGGLSDARNVGIDIAKGEYLAFVDSDDYIHRDMYRILMKELIKSDSDVSMSTYKYVYDGKPDEQDITYEEDYSIETMSGIQAQYSYYSDDKKLELTVAWNKLYKKELFSDLRYPKGKIFEDEFTTYKALYRSKNICLVNLPLYYYLQRNDSIIGVMNGKRNAKVVDGYLQRIEFYNKENEDELWCKAVMHCLHMICYLKSCNKELDSSNADIFGTYRKDLLKVIRNNRSAYKKLSKCQKVEIRLFKISSSLYYQVWNKYKKS; this comes from the coding sequence ATGATGACAATAAAAAATGAACCGCTGATAAGTGTAATAGTTCCAATCTATCATGTAGAACAATATCTTCGTAGATGTATTGACAGCATTATCGGTCAAACATATAAAAATCTGGAAATAATACTTGTAGATGATGGCTCTGATGATGGATGTCCTGACATCTGCGATGAATATGCCAGGAAAGACAACAGGATAGTTGTTATCCATAAGGAAAATGGCGGCCTTTCAGACGCCAGAAATGTGGGCATAGATATTGCTAAGGGTGAATATTTGGCATTTGTAGATTCTGATGATTATATACATAGGGACATGTATAGAATACTTATGAAAGAATTAATTAAATCAGATTCTGATGTAAGCATGTCTACCTACAAATATGTGTATGATGGTAAGCCGGATGAGCAGGATATTACGTATGAAGAAGATTATTCTATAGAAACAATGTCCGGAATTCAGGCGCAGTATAGCTATTATAGTGATGATAAAAAGCTGGAGTTAACAGTAGCGTGGAATAAGCTTTATAAAAAGGAATTATTTAGTGATCTACGTTATCCCAAAGGGAAAATATTTGAGGATGAGTTTACAACTTATAAGGCTCTTTATAGAAGCAAGAATATTTGCTTAGTTAACCTTCCTTTGTATTATTATCTTCAAAGGAATGATAGTATTATCGGGGTTATGAATGGCAAAAGAAATGCCAAAGTTGTAGATGGATATTTGCAGAGAATTGAATTTTATAATAAAGAAAATGAAGATGAACTTTGGTGTAAGGCAGTGATGCATTGTCTTCATATGATATGTTATTTGAAGTCATGCAATAAAGAATTGGATTCATCGAATGCAGATATTTTTGGAACTTACAGAAAAGATCTGTTGAAGGTGATACGTAATAATCGTTCTGCATATAAAAAGCTTAGCAAGTGCCAGAAAGTGGAAATCAGACTATTCAAAATTAGTTCAAGTTTGTACTACCAGGTATGGAATAAGTATAAAAAGAGCTAA
- a CDS encoding beta-1,6-N-acetylglucosaminyltransferase, whose amino-acid sequence MKIAFLNLCHTDPELVARCARRLCKDPDFDMYVHVDAKQDIEPFKEALKGIRGVYFTPNRHKVYWGGYNAIHASFELLRSALNSGVHYDYYVMMQNLDYPIKSNDEIKKYFVDNKGKEFIRGCPIAGTSDWEFSRKYRLFYMKDNPYGKASNTNPIKLLITIAQMIMSITTISCNGTIHEKGQRFDLYYGCAQWAVTDECARYLDNFEKTHPKFNRKMKIMQFPDEEYFHTVVHNSKFKTSCFKYDEPIARWLVNWRNLTYFEFPKEVSVMTMKDYQKLLSVPDLFCRKVRSDISKDLLDELDKENL is encoded by the coding sequence ATGAAAATAGCATTTTTAAATCTGTGCCATACAGATCCGGAACTTGTTGCAAGGTGCGCTCGAAGGCTTTGCAAAGATCCGGATTTTGATATGTATGTGCATGTAGATGCAAAACAGGATATAGAGCCATTTAAAGAAGCATTGAAGGGGATACGCGGTGTTTACTTTACGCCTAACCGCCATAAAGTGTACTGGGGCGGATATAATGCCATTCATGCAAGCTTTGAACTTCTTAGAAGTGCTTTAAATAGTGGTGTTCATTATGACTATTATGTCATGATGCAGAACCTTGATTATCCTATAAAAAGTAATGATGAAATCAAAAAGTATTTTGTAGATAACAAGGGCAAAGAATTTATACGGGGATGTCCTATTGCAGGGACAAGCGATTGGGAGTTTTCAAGAAAATACAGACTTTTCTATATGAAGGATAATCCATATGGAAAAGCATCCAATACTAATCCAATAAAACTATTAATAACAATAGCTCAGATGATCATGAGCATTACAACAATAAGCTGTAACGGCACTATTCATGAAAAAGGTCAAAGGTTTGATCTTTATTATGGCTGTGCCCAGTGGGCAGTTACGGATGAATGTGCCAGATATTTAGACAATTTTGAGAAAACACATCCAAAGTTTAACCGTAAGATGAAAATAATGCAGTTTCCTGATGAAGAATATTTTCATACTGTTGTACATAATTCGAAATTTAAAACAAGTTGTTTTAAGTATGATGAACCCATTGCAAGGTGGCTTGTAAACTGGAGGAATCTTACATACTTTGAATTTCCAAAAGAAGTCAGTGTGATGACGATGAAAGATTACCAGAAGCTGCTTAGTGTACCGGACCTTTTTTGCAGAAAGGTAAGAAGTGATATATCCAAAGACCTGTTAGATGAGCTAGATAAAGAAAACTTATAA
- a CDS encoding glycosyltransferase family 2 protein: protein MKAKVSVIIPAYNIRDYIEKSLNSVLEQDYNKENLEIIVVDDGSTDGTAEVLDRYAECNSNIKVIHKPNGGVSAARNDGIKASTGEYIFFFDGDDFQEKYTCSELVDIIQNQNADAVIYGYYRYEDGKVYETSLPRFSKDIYEGEEVIKDVMPAFIGLSNEDVNNWIKGVPDSLYVENPALWRILCKRSIIIDNNLKFDETLKVGEDTCFISEYLSCCNKVYVQQKCYYYLVTRETSAIYRYEREPFSKLEGKKKLNDARQRLVERVKKRTGVDITYTFAGTIVMSAVEMAFQLSGKNAKASRKKRYEGYKSFVEDPRVLKLINDFSIENGSLVKRIPFIFLKKRWFRLLFLATTMLHMIGYQFKR, encoded by the coding sequence ATGAAAGCTAAAGTTAGTGTGATAATTCCTGCTTATAATATCAGGGATTATATAGAAAAAAGCTTAAATAGTGTACTTGAGCAGGATTATAACAAAGAAAATCTGGAAATAATAGTTGTTGATGATGGATCTACAGATGGAACAGCAGAAGTTCTGGACAGATACGCAGAATGCAATAGCAACATTAAAGTAATACATAAGCCAAATGGCGGTGTTTCAGCAGCAAGAAATGATGGAATCAAGGCTTCTACCGGAGAATATATCTTCTTTTTCGATGGAGATGATTTTCAGGAAAAATATACCTGTAGTGAGCTGGTAGATATCATTCAGAATCAGAACGCTGATGCAGTGATTTATGGCTATTACAGATATGAAGACGGCAAGGTATATGAAACTTCTCTTCCAAGATTTTCAAAAGATATATATGAAGGTGAAGAAGTAATAAAAGATGTAATGCCTGCTTTTATCGGATTATCTAATGAAGATGTTAATAATTGGATCAAGGGAGTTCCGGATTCATTGTATGTAGAGAATCCGGCGCTTTGGAGGATTCTTTGTAAGAGAAGCATTATCATAGATAATAACCTTAAATTCGATGAAACTCTTAAAGTTGGCGAAGATACTTGTTTTATTTCTGAGTACCTTAGCTGCTGCAATAAAGTGTACGTACAGCAGAAGTGTTATTATTATCTGGTTACGCGCGAAACATCTGCAATATACAGATATGAGCGAGAGCCTTTCTCTAAACTTGAAGGTAAGAAAAAGTTAAATGATGCAAGGCAGAGGCTTGTAGAAAGAGTAAAAAAGCGTACAGGTGTTGATATAACCTATACATTTGCAGGAACTATTGTAATGTCCGCAGTTGAGATGGCATTTCAGCTTTCCGGCAAGAATGCAAAGGCAAGCAGGAAGAAGCGCTATGAAGGATACAAAAGTTTTGTAGAAGATCCAAGAGTACTTAAACTGATCAATGATTTTAGTATAGAGAACGGATCATTAGTTAAGCGGATACCGTTTATTTTTTTGAAAAAGAGATGGTTTCGACTTTTGTTTTTGGCGACTACGATGTTACATATGATCGGATATCAGTTTAAGAGATAA
- a CDS encoding glycosyltransferase family 2 protein gives MVNNKINLSVIIPAYNAERYIPECLDSIIKNGCDDIEVLVIDDGSSDNSKDVIEEYVRKDNRIQYIYQNNSGVSAARNMGLDNAKGRYIMFLDADDFVDNKVFDELLEDILEEMPDFTAYSKKILYPNGRIKDVFFDIKEDRCSDKRFIYELMYASSSFNECWGKIYKKEIIDKYGLRFPAGIKIGEDLLFVYSYFEKCNSFELVNSCLLMYRQHEESAMRKSLTDDRIKITDMLYNCGQDYLNKINDSELSYKADIYYFRVLTNLCREFASSNSRNESIRRIYTSEVSNKIMKKLKLKMIPTYKVHEYLLMKYKMVSLSAFYYGLKARA, from the coding sequence ATGGTAAATAATAAGATTAACCTTTCAGTCATCATCCCTGCATATAATGCAGAGAGGTATATACCGGAATGCCTTGATAGTATTATAAAAAATGGCTGTGATGATATTGAAGTGCTTGTGATCGATGACGGGAGTTCAGACAATTCCAAAGATGTAATCGAAGAATATGTCCGTAAGGACAATAGGATACAATATATCTATCAGAATAACAGTGGTGTATCTGCCGCTAGAAATATGGGACTTGATAACGCAAAAGGCAGATATATCATGTTCCTTGATGCTGATGACTTTGTAGATAATAAAGTCTTTGATGAACTTTTAGAGGATATCTTGGAGGAAATGCCGGATTTTACGGCATATTCCAAGAAAATCTTATATCCAAATGGAAGGATCAAAGATGTATTTTTTGACATTAAAGAAGATAGATGCTCTGATAAGCGCTTTATATACGAACTTATGTATGCATCATCTTCTTTTAATGAGTGCTGGGGCAAAATCTATAAAAAGGAAATAATAGATAAGTATGGCCTTAGGTTCCCGGCGGGAATAAAAATAGGTGAAGATCTTTTGTTTGTCTATTCTTATTTTGAAAAATGCAATAGTTTTGAGCTTGTTAACAGTTGTCTTTTAATGTACAGACAGCATGAAGAAAGTGCTATGAGAAAAAGTCTGACTGATGACAGGATAAAGATTACAGATATGCTTTATAACTGTGGGCAGGATTATTTAAATAAGATAAATGATTCTGAACTTAGTTACAAAGCAGATATATATTATTTTAGAGTTCTGACGAATCTTTGCAGAGAGTTTGCCTCATCAAATAGTAGAAATGAAAGTATAAGGAGAATCTATACTTCGGAAGTTTCAAATAAAATTATGAAGAAGCTTAAACTGAAGATGATTCCTACATATAAAGTGCATGAGTATCTTCTTATGAAGTATAAGATGGTAAGTTTGTCAGCTTTTTATTATGGATTAAAGGCAAGGGCATAG
- a CDS encoding YveK family protein — protein MNINEDIRFEDFIISFKTVWSKKVVCIAGALLMFAIGIILTWNADVSNYYSSTVSIYSNSYGNVEESYSVTEVMNSYADVVKSSKVCERAASSLPQYGFSAAEIADLLEVSASDKVAITIEASYIDPIVAEDVANAVAESFVIEMRNITGSNAVQILDSASNSKRTYNGFVNLWKKRAIFFAAGFVLVAGVIFVRELFSNKARLAEQFAVDENDFILGIIPEADSKNGK, from the coding sequence ATGAATATAAATGAAGATATAAGGTTTGAAGACTTTATCATTAGTTTTAAAACTGTATGGAGTAAGAAGGTAGTCTGCATTGCCGGCGCTCTTTTAATGTTTGCAATAGGTATTATCCTTACATGGAATGCTGATGTTAGTAACTATTATTCATCAACTGTAAGTATATATAGTAACAGTTATGGCAATGTTGAAGAGTCATATAGCGTTACAGAGGTAATGAACAGTTATGCAGATGTAGTAAAGAGCTCTAAGGTGTGTGAAAGAGCTGCATCATCCCTTCCTCAGTACGGATTTAGTGCTGCAGAGATAGCAGACCTTCTTGAGGTATCGGCTTCTGATAAGGTTGCTATTACGATAGAAGCATCTTATATTGACCCTATCGTTGCAGAAGATGTGGCAAATGCCGTTGCAGAATCATTCGTTATAGAGATGAGAAATATTACTGGTTCTAATGCAGTTCAGATTCTTGACTCTGCCAGCAATTCAAAAAGAACTTACAATGGTTTTGTAAATCTGTGGAAAAAGCGTGCAATCTTTTTTGCTGCAGGATTTGTTCTTGTAGCAGGAGTAATATTTGTAAGAGAACTTTTCTCAAATAAGGCAAGACTTGCAGAGCAGTTCGCTGTTGATGAAAATGACTTTATCCTTGGAATAATACCTGAGGCTGATTCTAAAAATGGTAAATAA
- a CDS encoding CpsD/CapB family tyrosine-protein kinase — MEEKVLELYGNETYAVNEAIDRIVVGIYEMKREYKASSFLFTGIGSGVGTTTVALGIAIALSEAGWKTLFVDCDFRKGNEFKRISAPAGMDLATYLTEDNVKESDIICNTTYENLSYIASGERYNTPVRLLCSEKMEALCDDFKSSYDFVIYDLPSISIVNDAKVLIPSVDRYVLVGGINISTKKQIFDAKLALVDYANKNGGIIANRMDKYQYRKNVKDYNYFEEKNLRKTVRRRRKFKSTPKNFNLTQNDIDLLTQNKNGTKEGENR; from the coding sequence ATGGAAGAAAAAGTTTTAGAGTTGTACGGGAATGAAACTTATGCCGTAAATGAAGCTATTGACCGTATAGTTGTTGGCATCTATGAGATGAAGCGTGAATATAAGGCAAGTTCATTTCTTTTTACAGGTATTGGAAGCGGAGTAGGTACTACTACTGTAGCACTTGGAATAGCTATAGCTTTATCAGAAGCTGGCTGGAAGACTCTTTTCGTAGATTGCGATTTTAGAAAAGGAAATGAGTTCAAAAGAATAAGCGCTCCTGCAGGTATGGATCTTGCAACATATCTTACTGAAGATAATGTAAAGGAATCAGATATTATTTGTAATACTACATATGAGAATCTGAGCTACATTGCATCAGGTGAAAGATATAATACACCCGTAAGACTTCTTTGCAGTGAGAAAATGGAAGCTCTTTGCGATGATTTCAAGTCATCTTATGATTTTGTCATATATGATCTCCCATCTATAAGTATTGTAAATGATGCAAAGGTTCTTATACCTTCTGTAGACAGATATGTTCTTGTTGGCGGTATCAATATATCTACTAAGAAGCAGATATTTGATGCAAAGCTGGCTTTAGTCGATTATGCCAATAAGAATGGCGGAATAATTGCCAACAGAATGGACAAATATCAGTATAGAAAGAATGTTAAGGATTATAACTACTTTGAGGAGAAGAATCTTAGAAAGACAGTAAGACGTAGAAGAAAATTCAAGTCTACTCCTAAGAACTTCAATCTTACTCAGAATGATATAGATCTTCTTACTCAGAACAAAAATGGAACAAAGGAAGGTGAAAACAGATAA
- a CDS encoding IS110 family transposase: MISVGIDVSKGKSTVCILKPYGEIVCSPFEMQHVEKELDGLDSILQKLDGEIRIVMEATGVYHLPVLTYLTEKGYFVSVVNPFVMKSFAKDNNFRGVKTDKLDSIMIANYGIEKWFKLQKYEGAEEVYAELKLLGRRYRYYMELHVKALQELTHILDYVMPGIKKKFNSWNESNNKDKLSDFVEKFWHYDVITSMSLEKFTDEYLLWAKEKKYHRSRSKAEEVYELASGGIPTLSSSTPSTKMLVQEAVSVLRAIDSSLATILARMQLLAKSLPEYSTVREMGGVGDVLAPKLIAEIGDVRKLHSAKALIACAGIDPPPYESGQFVGTNRRMTKRGSSTLRKVGYEVMRVLKSHPAPKDAAVYNYIIKKENEGKCKKHAKIAGLNKFLRIYYARVTAVYK; encoded by the coding sequence ATGATTAGTGTTGGAATTGATGTATCAAAAGGAAAAAGCACTGTCTGCATACTTAAGCCGTATGGAGAAATAGTGTGCAGTCCTTTTGAAATGCAACATGTAGAGAAGGAGCTAGATGGACTCGATAGTATTCTCCAGAAGTTAGATGGTGAAATACGTATAGTCATGGAAGCAACGGGCGTCTATCACTTGCCAGTATTGACTTATCTTACAGAGAAAGGCTATTTCGTATCTGTAGTAAATCCTTTTGTGATGAAGTCATTCGCAAAGGATAACAACTTTAGGGGTGTAAAAACTGACAAACTTGATTCGATCATGATTGCTAATTATGGAATTGAAAAGTGGTTTAAGCTCCAAAAGTATGAAGGTGCCGAAGAGGTATATGCTGAGTTGAAGCTGCTAGGGCGCAGATATAGGTACTATATGGAACTCCATGTTAAGGCTTTACAAGAATTAACTCATATCCTCGATTATGTCATGCCTGGAATCAAGAAAAAGTTTAATAGCTGGAACGAATCAAACAACAAGGACAAGTTAAGCGATTTTGTGGAAAAGTTCTGGCATTATGATGTAATTACTTCCATGAGTCTTGAAAAGTTCACAGATGAGTACCTTCTCTGGGCAAAAGAAAAGAAATATCACCGGAGCAGATCCAAAGCTGAAGAAGTCTATGAATTAGCATCCGGTGGTATTCCTACACTATCTTCCAGTACCCCATCGACCAAAATGTTAGTACAGGAAGCAGTATCAGTATTAAGGGCTATAGATAGCTCCTTGGCTACTATATTAGCACGAATGCAGCTTCTTGCTAAGTCCTTACCAGAATACTCTACAGTTAGAGAAATGGGTGGTGTTGGGGATGTGCTAGCACCAAAACTAATTGCAGAAATAGGAGATGTAAGAAAACTTCATAGTGCAAAAGCTCTCATTGCCTGTGCCGGTATAGATCCACCACCTTACGAGTCAGGACAATTTGTGGGCACAAATCGAAGGATGACAAAGAGAGGGTCATCAACTTTACGAAAAGTAGGATATGAAGTAATGAGGGTACTTAAGAGTCATCCGGCACCCAAAGATGCTGCTGTATATAATTATATAATCAAGAAAGAAAATGAGGGAAAGTGCAAAAAACACGCTAAAATAGCGGGATTGAATAAATTTCTACGTATATATTATGCGAGAGTAACCGCGGTCTACAAATAA